A genomic region of Raphanus sativus cultivar WK10039 chromosome 6, ASM80110v3, whole genome shotgun sequence contains the following coding sequences:
- the LOC108806459 gene encoding uncharacterized protein LOC108806459 yields the protein MAEEISNEVNLDLNLGPAPDVSLEPVTDPSAAYWANGTFNGDVEPLRRLWTRHGSRQFDVLSVPAETHSPLIELSQLMMASANGAALPAGGGRVSEEEEEEEAKKCENGNKVVEEDNVKEEKRVVEKSVGSDGSFFDCYVCLDLSKDPVVTNCGHLFCWSCLYRWLQVSEAKECPVCKGEVSVKTLTPIYGRGEKNKRVSLEGVSDNKNKIPSRPQARRVESLRTTLERSGYIGTEMIRHLQDGLARESRTGERTARPFLNRFMTSRGVRAELNQSSAASVAPLDDIRRTNLISSTEYERGRRQLWAAPPLGMSIQRQMQAAARDLRVPFSPVLTAAERLEDAYLMTHAFDAQLNVPSVGAEDRDSFSSIIGVMNSESQVDTAADIDSMVTVSTSSSVRRPHENGSRVSDVDSADSRPLRRRRLA from the coding sequence atggCTGAGGAGATTTCAAACGAAGTGAATCTGGATTTGAATCTAGGTCCTGCCCCTGACGTAAGTCTCGAGCCAGTAACGGATCCTTCTGCTGCGTATTGGGCTAATGGAACATTTAATGGAGATGTTGAACCTTTGAGAAGGCTCTGGACACGGCACGGGTCCAGACAGTTTGATGTTCTTTCAGTTCCTGCAGAGACTCATAGCCCACTGATAGAGTTGAGTCAGTTAATGATGGCTTCTGCTAATGGAGCTGCCTTACCAGCTGGTGGAGGAAGAGTCagcgaggaggaggaggaggaggaggctaAAAAGTGCGAGAATGGGAACAAAGTGGTTGAAGAAGACAATGTTAAAGAGGAGAAAAGAGTTGTTGAGAAGAGCGTTGGAAGCGACGGGAGCTTTTTCGACTGTTACGTATGTTTGGACTTGTCCAAGGATCCAGTTGTTACTAACTGTGGCCATCTTTTCTGTTGGTCTTGTCTTTACCGCTGGCTACAGGTCTCAGAGGCAAAGGAGTGTCCGGTTTGCAAAGGGGAGGTATCAGTTAAAACCTTGACTCCGATCTATGGCCGTGgggagaaaaacaaaagagtcTCTCTAGAGGGGGTTTCAGACAACAAGAACAAGATCCCTTCGAGACCTCAAGCAAGGCGTGTGGAGAGTCTGAGGACTACACTTGAGAGGTCAGGTTATATAGGGACGGAAATGATTAGACATTTACAGGATGGGCTAGCGAGGGAATCTAGGACTGGTGAAAGAACAGCTAGACCGTTTCTTAACCGGTTTATGACCTCAAGAGGAGTTAGAGCAGAGCTGAACCAGTCTAGTGCTGCATCAGTGGCACCGTTAGATGATATTAGACGTACCAATCTGATCTCAAGCACTGAATATGAAAGGGGAAGAAGACAGCTGTGGGCTGCTCCTCCTCTGGGTATGTCAATCCAGAGACAGATGCAGGCAGCAGCAAGAGATTTGAGGGTGCCGTTTTCTCCTGTGTTGACCGCTGCTGAAAGATTAGAGGATGCTTATTTGATGACGCATGCATTTGATGCGCAACTCAACGTTCCTAGTGTTGGTGCTGAAGACAGAGATTCGTTCTCAAGTATAATAGGGGTAATGAACTCGGAGAGTCAAGTTGATACTGCAGCTGACATTGATTCTATGGTGACTGTTTCGACTTCTTCCTCTGTGAGAAGACCACATGAGAATGGCTCAAGGGTCTCTGATGTAGACAGTGCAGACTCTCGTCCtctgaggaggaggagattgGCTTAG